In Chitinophaga oryzae, the sequence CCGGGTTGCTTCGCGGCATCGTTCACTTCTTTCTGGTTCTGGAAGATACCGTCTGTCACATAGCCGAAGAAACCGCCGATAGGATGACCCGTCATCGTTTTACTTACACGCACGCCGCTGGTGATTTCGCCCGCATAGAAGGCGGCGCCGTCGTTCATCAGGCTGGTCACTTCATTGCGGTTGATCGAATAATTCAGGGAGATGTCATAACCGAAATGCTTTTTGCGGTTGCTGTGAAAGCCGAGCGTGAACTCCCAACCTTTATTGACGACATTCCCGCCGTTGACATAAGGCGCTTCGGATACGCCTACAGAAGCCAGGATAGGCAGGCGCACCAGGATGCCGGAAGTAGCGCGGTGATAATAGTCTGCGCCGATAGTGATGCGGTTATCGAATAAAGTTGCATCCAGGCCGAGATCTGTTTCCGTAGTAGACTCCCACTTCAGGTCCATGTTACCGATGCTGGAGGGTGTGGCGCCGAGCAGGACCTCCTGTTCTTTGCCGCGGCCAAACGGATAAGGGATGTTTACTTTCAGTGTGGACACTGTAGCGCTGGTAGACAAGGAGCTTTCATTGCCCAGGGAACCCCAGCCGCCGCGCAGTTTGAGGTCGTTGATGAATTTCACGTCACGCAGGAAAGGCTCGTTGGACAGGCGCCATCCCAGCGAGAAAGAAGGGAAAGTACCGAAGCGGTTGTTGGCGCCGAACTTGGAAGAACCGTCGCGGCGTATGTTCACGGTGGCGAGGTAGGTATTGCGGTAGCTGTAGTTCACGCGGCCGAAATAAGACAGCATGCCCCATTCATCGCCGCCACCGCCTACGTTCATGCCGGACGAGGCGAGGTCGAGGTATTGGAGCGAGCGGGTGAGACTGGCATCTGCCGGCAGGTTCTGTCCGTAGGCACGGATATACGAATCATACGAATGCTGCGCGGTTACGCCCAGGAGTCCGTCGATATGGTGTTTTCCAAAGCTGCGGTTGTAGTTCAGGGTGTTTTCCCAGGCCCAGTCCATACCATTGGAAGCTTCTTCCTCGAGACTGCTCACATCTTCTTTCTGTGAGTTGCTGACATAATATACAGGGATATAGGAACGGTTGCGGCCATTGCCCACATTGATATTGAACTGTGATTTAAAATTCAGTCCGGGCAGGAGGTCTGCCTGTGCGTAGAAAGAACCCATCAGCAACCATCTTTTGTTCAGGCGCTGGATATTCTCTACGGCGGCAACCGGGTTGTAGGTATTGGCAAAGGGCGATACGCCGTAGCTGCCGTCGGCATTCTTCACCGGTACGGTGGGCGACATCTGGAGGGCGGTGCTGATGATGCCCCTGGCATCGCTGTCGTAGTCGGAGATACTGTTGCGGGTGGTGAAGGCGTAATTGAGGTTTTCCCCGAATTTCAGCCAGCGTTTCAACTGGTGGGTGCTGTTCAGCGATACGCCTGTTTTGGTGTAGTCTGTGCCTATCACAGTTCCATTTTGTTTCAGGTAGCTGGCGCTCATACGATATACAGAGCCTTCCTTTCCGCCGGAGAAAGCGACTTCATATTTGCTGACCGGCGCTGTCCTGAAAACGGCGTCCTGCCAGTCGGTGCCATCGCCGTAGCTGTCCGGGTTGTCAAACACGGGCGCCAGTCCTCCGGATTTCAGGGCGGCATTATAGTACCGCGCGTAGGTGGCGGCGTTGGTCAGCCTGAGTTTTTTATAGACGCTCTGCATGCCGGTAAACGTATGCAGGTCTGTTTTCATGGCGCCGGCGCTGCCTTTTTTGGTCGTTACCAGCATCACGCCGTTGGCGCCGCGGGAGCCGTAGATGGCGGCGGCCGATGCGCTTTTCAGTATCTCTACCGACTGGATGTCCTCCGGGTCGAGGTTGTTGATGTTACCGAACGGGTTACCATCTACCACGTACAACGGATCGCTGTTGTTGATGGTCCCTACGCCGCGGACGCGTATCATCATACCCGTGCCGGGGGCGCCGGAGTTGTTGGAAACGCTCAGCCCTGCCACCTTGCCTACCAGCGCCTGGTCCAGGCTGCCGACGGTCCTGTTGCTGATCTGATCGCCGGCCACGGAGCCTACCGAGCCGGTGATATCTTTTTTCTCCTGAGTGCCGTAGCCCACTACCAGCACTTCACTCAATGCGCTGGAAGCCTGCTTCATCACAACAGACAGCTCCCGGGCCTTTCCTTCTTCTACCTGCACTTTCATGATGCGCCTGGAAGCGAAGGAAATGAAGCTTATCTCCGCGGTATACTCGCCGGGATCGACGGTGAGGCTGAAAGCACCGTCGCCATCGCTGACGGTGCTTTTGTTCAGTTCCGGAATGCGGATGCTGGCGCCGGGAAGCGCCTCGCCTTTTTCATCGGTCACCTTCCCGGTGATCTTCCCCGGGTTGATCTTTACCTGTTTTACCTCTTTGACGATCACGACCGACTGATGGATGATTTCATAGCGGTAACCGCTGTTGCGCAACAAACAGTGGAGGATATCGCTCAGCGCTACATTGTTGAAGCTGGTTTCAGGGACGTTTTTTTCGCTCAGCGCAGCCTTGTCGAATGCGAAGGACAGTTTGCTGGCGGCCGACAGTTCCGATATGGCAGCAGCCAGTGTTTTGCCCTTCAACCGGATCTGCAGCCGTATATGGCCCAGGTCCTGGGCGGCGCCGGTAGCAGCCTGCAGGCAAAGCGTTCCGGCCACTATCACTCCCAGCAGAAGTACAGAAACTCTCATAAGATGTTTAATGGACCCCGAAAGGTTTTTTTTCATAATTTCGAATCGTTTAAATGGTGATAAACTGTTTAGATACAGCGGCATTCACAGACCTTCCCGGGAACTGAACACCGCGTTGAATGATGACGGAAGTTGTTTCAGCAGCTTCCGTTTTTTTATGGTCACATGACTAATAAATAGTGATTACCTGTTCACGGATGCGGTAGCGTGATTGTGTCATGCCGCATACGATGCGCATCACGTCTTCAATCTGATGGCTGGTGATGATGTTCATGGAAAAACGGACTTTGCGGATGTCTGTCCTGCCGGTTTGCAGCCGATGGCCGAAGTTGTGTTCCAGTATGGCCGCCAGCTCATCGAACGAAACGCCGTCCAGGTGGATACGCCCTTCCTTCCAGGCGTTGGCCGAACCGGCTTCTTTTGTTTCCGTCAGCCAGGTATGCTGCGGTTTGTCGTAGGTCAGCTGCTGGTCCTGCGACAGCGTGGCCAGTGTATTTCCTCCGCTGACAACGCCCACTTTCCCTGTCGCCACGCTGATGCGGATATTGCCCAGTTCGGGATAGGCTTTGATATTAAAAGAGGTGCCCAGCACAACGGTGCTGATGGTATCGGTATGTACCACAAACGGCTGTTGCGGCAGGGTGGCTACCTCGAAAAACGCTTCGCCTTTCAGGTACACATCGCGGCATGGTCCGTTGAATGCAGCAGGATAGCTGAGGGTGCTGCCGGCGTTGAGCCATACCTCGCTCCCGTCGGTCAGTGTTACTTTCAATAATTTACCTGTGGGGGAAGCGCTGCTGAGTAAAGTTGCGGCCTGTGGAGGCGCCGTTTTGTGCGGCCGGAAAAAGTACACCGCGCCTGCGAGGCCCAGCAACACCAATACCGCTGCGGCTATGCGGAAAAACAGGCCAATCTTCCGTGGTTGTACCGGTGCGGGCAGGTCCGGCATGTCCGCTGTGATCTGCCGGTAGATACGGTCGCGCAGCCGGGCGCGTACCAGTTCAGCTTCCGCTTCATTGCTGAACGCCGGCTTCGCCCGATGATCGAAGGAAGCATACCAGGCATCCAGCCGGGCCATCTCTTCCGGGCTGCAGTTTCCCTGCACTTCTTTCTGGAGTAATTCAAGTAATTCGCGTTTGTTCACCTGCGGTCTTTATGAACATACTCGTACAACGATTATGAATGTACCGGTGCATTTTCAGGCTTAACATTAAGGTAACATTGATCAGTAGCGGGTCAACAACGCCGCTGTTACCGCGAGGACCATTTGTGTGCCGGCGTTATTGGCGAGGTCGTATTGATAGAGGGCCCGGCGTATTCTTTTGATGGCCGCGCTGATCTGGTTACGCACGGTCTGGTGTGAGATAGACAGTTCATGCGCAATTTCTTCATTGGAGAGCAGCTGCTTACGGCTCATCAGGAAAACGGTCTGCATCCGCTCCGGCATGCTGCTGATTTCTTTTTCCAACAGCACCTCCAGTTCTTTATGCATCAGGCGGGCGTCGGGGTGGGTACTGTAACGGGGAGCCGTAAACGCAGCGTTCCTTTCAAAAGCTTCTTTCAGTAAACTTCTCCTGTAAAAATCGATGATCTTTCCTTTCAGGGCTTTATGGAGGTAAGCCCGGACCGAGCCTTCGTTTTCGATGACAGCGGGGTTCTTCAGCAATGACAGGAACACCTCCTGCAGGATATCTTCCGCATCCGGCGCAGACACGCGCCTGCAGGCGGTCTCATACAACTCTCTCCAGTACAGTTCATAGATTTCGTCAAAATGAGGCCGGCTTTGCTGCTCTTTTTTGCTATCTGGTCCGCGCATCCTGCTTACAGTTAGGTGTTTATAATGCAACGGCAAAGCTCCGGTATGAATGACAAAGTAGTAGCTGTTTACAATAATTTAATGCAGGTCATGGAAAGATGGGGTGTTTTTCATTATTTTGTTTTTACTATGAAGCAACACACGCTTACCAACGAAGCAGCAAGAAAAATCATCCTTCATGCTGCAGGGCTGGCAAAGCCCGCGCAGTTCGGAAAAGGCATTGAGGCCGTATATAAACTCATCGATCACTTTGGTTTTATCCAGATCGATACCAACTATGTAGTAGAGCGGGCGCACCATCATGCGATAGCATCACGCGTGCCCGACTATAAACCAGAATGGATCGATGAGCTGCAGGCGGATGGACGGATCTTTGAATTTTTCACTTACGGTACCGGCTATATTCCCATGCATGAATACCGTTTCTCCTTACCGGTGAAGGAAGGCTTTTTATCGCGGAGAAAACCGCTGACGCAGCCGGAGATCAACCTGATGAACAAGGTGCTGGACAGGATAGGCCGGGAAGGCCCGCTGATGGTAAAGGATTTTGAAAACGACCGCCCGGTGGCCAGCACCGGCTGGTGGGACTGGCGCCCGGCGAAGCTGGCGCTCGAACGGCTTTTCCTCGACGGTAGCCTCATGTGTACACGACAGGAGAATTTCCATAAAGTATATGACCTGCCCGCCAACCTGTTACCGGGTGATATTGACACCACTCCGCCCACTGCGGAAGAATTTGCCCGGCATGTGATCCGGCGCTCGCTGCAGTCGCTGGGGATAGCCTACGTGAAAGACATCTCCTGGCGTGCACATTATGCCAAAGACAACCAGGTAAAAACAGTACTGGAAAAGATGGTGGAAGAAGGAGAAGTGTGCCGCGTCAGTGTGGAAGGGCTCAACACCGCGCCCCTGTATATGTTGCCGGCCTATAAAAAGAAAAAAATCACCCTGAGCGAAGATGCTTTTATCCTATCCCCGTTCGATACGTTAAATGTGCTCCGGCATCGTTTAAAAGACTTCTTTGATTTCGACTACCAGATAGAGTGTTTTGTGCCGCAGGCAAAGCGGAAGTACGGCTACTTTTCCCTGCCGGTGCTGATAGGCGACACCTTCGTGGCGCGCATGGATTCCAAGGCCGACCGGAAACGCCGCACGCTTACGATTCACAATCTTCATTTTGAGCCGGTGTCATTCACCCCGCCGATGACCGCTAAGCTCGTGGAAGCGATCAGATCATTCGCGCAGTTCAATCAATGCAGGGAAATCGTCATTGCAAAGTCCAATAACAAACAATTGCAGAAAGCTATCAGGGACGGGCTCTCATCATGACCCCGTCTCTACCACGAAAGCCTTTAATTCAGCCATCTTGCCATCGCGGAACCGCCACACGTCGCAGTAGGCGTAATGTATCGTTTTCCCGTCATCGGCTTTGAAGCTGATGTTGCCCACCGCCGTCACAAATTCGCCTTCGGCGATGAGGTGGTCGACATGAAACACCGGCGGCTCCACGTAGACTTCGGACATGTACTGCCTGACGGCTTCCTTGCCCCGCAGGGTCCTGTCGCCGACGAATACCCATTCCGTATCGTCGGTGCAGTAAGCCAGAAACCCCTCGTTATCTCCGTTTGTGATCGCCGCATTGGCTTTTTCCAGTATTGCTTTATTTGTTAAACCCATGTGATAATTATTTTTCTTTCGTCCTTTTCCGTCATCGACAGTAGCTTAAAATAAAGAATAATTATTGATTTTCACCAGTTTACATTTACGACAGTCGCCTTACCCTTCGGACTGGCAATATTATTCCACATAAAACCGGCGCTGCCATGCCACGCCCCTGCCGGCAGGTAACAGGATATAAGAAGAATACAGATAAATAGTATATTTGTCAAAAAGACAATTTATATTTACGCATTTGGACTTTTTGCATAATTTGCTATTCTTATTTTCATGCGCGACGATATCCCCGAATTGCAAAACAGGATATACAACGGTGATACAAAGGCATTTAAAGAATTATACGATTACTGCTGCGCTCCATTGCTGCAGGTGGCGCTGGCCATAGTTCATCACAGGGAAATGGCAGAAGAAATAGTAGCCGATGTATTTATTGCTGTATGGCGGCACAAGCAAGACCTACGCCAGGTAGGTAACATGAAATGGTACCTCTATGCAACTACCCGTAATATCGCGCTTAACTATCTCCGGAAATATGCGCATAAGAAAACGCAGCATCTCGATGAGGACTGTATGCCCGAATATGAAATAAATCCGGAATCCCAGCTCATCAGCAACGAGATGATGCGGCAAATCAATGTGGCCATCAGCGCGCTGCCACCGCAGTGCCGTCTTGTCTTTAAGCTCGTAAAGGAAGACGGGCTCAAATACAGGGAAGTGGCCGACCTGCTTAATATCTCTGTAAAAACCGTGGAAAACCAGGTGGGCATCGCCCTG encodes:
- a CDS encoding TonB-dependent receptor, whose translation is MRVSVLLLGVIVAGTLCLQAATGAAQDLGHIRLQIRLKGKTLAAAISELSAASKLSFAFDKAALSEKNVPETSFNNVALSDILHCLLRNSGYRYEIIHQSVVIVKEVKQVKINPGKITGKVTDEKGEALPGASIRIPELNKSTVSDGDGAFSLTVDPGEYTAEISFISFASRRIMKVQVEEGKARELSVVMKQASSALSEVLVVGYGTQEKKDITGSVGSVAGDQISNRTVGSLDQALVGKVAGLSVSNNSGAPGTGMMIRVRGVGTINNSDPLYVVDGNPFGNINNLDPEDIQSVEILKSASAAAIYGSRGANGVMLVTTKKGSAGAMKTDLHTFTGMQSVYKKLRLTNAATYARYYNAALKSGGLAPVFDNPDSYGDGTDWQDAVFRTAPVSKYEVAFSGGKEGSVYRMSASYLKQNGTVIGTDYTKTGVSLNSTHQLKRWLKFGENLNYAFTTRNSISDYDSDARGIISTALQMSPTVPVKNADGSYGVSPFANTYNPVAAVENIQRLNKRWLLMGSFYAQADLLPGLNFKSQFNINVGNGRNRSYIPVYYVSNSQKEDVSSLEEEASNGMDWAWENTLNYNRSFGKHHIDGLLGVTAQHSYDSYIRAYGQNLPADASLTRSLQYLDLASSGMNVGGGGDEWGMLSYFGRVNYSYRNTYLATVNIRRDGSSKFGANNRFGTFPSFSLGWRLSNEPFLRDVKFINDLKLRGGWGSLGNESSLSTSATVSTLKVNIPYPFGRGKEQEVLLGATPSSIGNMDLKWESTTETDLGLDATLFDNRITIGADYYHRATSGILVRLPILASVGVSEAPYVNGGNVVNKGWEFTLGFHSNRKKHFGYDISLNYSINRNEVTSLMNDGAAFYAGEITSGVRVSKTMTGHPIGGFFGYVTDGIFQNQKEVNDAAKQPGAAPGDIRYKDLNGDGVIDDKDQTYIGSPWPTRIYGLSAAFWYKNFDLNLTLSGRGGNQVYTGWKHYTNSSGISNYFAPDKEQSWTGEGSSNMQPRVTILDPNNNMRPSDRFIQNGSFLRLNSLQLGYSLPQPLLKRWGIAKVRVYAGGENLFTITKYDGFDPEVGMRDGNDGDPLDVGIDRAYYPRPRTLSVGLNVNF
- a CDS encoding FecR family protein, whose protein sequence is MNKRELLELLQKEVQGNCSPEEMARLDAWYASFDHRAKPAFSNEAEAELVRARLRDRIYRQITADMPDLPAPVQPRKIGLFFRIAAAVLVLLGLAGAVYFFRPHKTAPPQAATLLSSASPTGKLLKVTLTDGSEVWLNAGSTLSYPAAFNGPCRDVYLKGEAFFEVATLPQQPFVVHTDTISTVVLGTSFNIKAYPELGNIRISVATGKVGVVSGGNTLATLSQDQQLTYDKPQHTWLTETKEAGSANAWKEGRIHLDGVSFDELAAILEHNFGHRLQTGRTDIRKVRFSMNIITSHQIEDVMRIVCGMTQSRYRIREQVITIY
- a CDS encoding sigma-70 family RNA polymerase sigma factor, giving the protein MRGPDSKKEQQSRPHFDEIYELYWRELYETACRRVSAPDAEDILQEVFLSLLKNPAVIENEGSVRAYLHKALKGKIIDFYRRSLLKEAFERNAAFTAPRYSTHPDARLMHKELEVLLEKEISSMPERMQTVFLMSRKQLLSNEEIAHELSISHQTVRNQISAAIKRIRRALYQYDLANNAGTQMVLAVTAALLTRY
- a CDS encoding winged helix-turn-helix domain-containing protein; amino-acid sequence: MKQHTLTNEAARKIILHAAGLAKPAQFGKGIEAVYKLIDHFGFIQIDTNYVVERAHHHAIASRVPDYKPEWIDELQADGRIFEFFTYGTGYIPMHEYRFSLPVKEGFLSRRKPLTQPEINLMNKVLDRIGREGPLMVKDFENDRPVASTGWWDWRPAKLALERLFLDGSLMCTRQENFHKVYDLPANLLPGDIDTTPPTAEEFARHVIRRSLQSLGIAYVKDISWRAHYAKDNQVKTVLEKMVEEGEVCRVSVEGLNTAPLYMLPAYKKKKITLSEDAFILSPFDTLNVLRHRLKDFFDFDYQIECFVPQAKRKYGYFSLPVLIGDTFVARMDSKADRKRRTLTIHNLHFEPVSFTPPMTAKLVEAIRSFAQFNQCREIVIAKSNNKQLQKAIRDGLSS
- a CDS encoding nuclear transport factor 2 family protein; translation: MGLTNKAILEKANAAITNGDNEGFLAYCTDDTEWVFVGDRTLRGKEAVRQYMSEVYVEPPVFHVDHLIAEGEFVTAVGNISFKADDGKTIHYAYCDVWRFRDGKMAELKAFVVETGS
- a CDS encoding RNA polymerase sigma-70 factor, producing the protein MRDDIPELQNRIYNGDTKAFKELYDYCCAPLLQVALAIVHHREMAEEIVADVFIAVWRHKQDLRQVGNMKWYLYATTRNIALNYLRKYAHKKTQHLDEDCMPEYEINPESQLISNEMMRQINVAISALPPQCRLVFKLVKEDGLKYREVADLLNISVKTVENQVGIALKKLAKVKAFLLATPPAIHHQ